The nucleotide window AGACGGGCCTGCTGACCGTTCTTCTGGAAAAGGGGGCACCGCCAATCCCTTTGCCGGACTGGGAGATTTACTGAAAGACAAACTGGATTGAAACATCCGGTTTACAATACTGTCGAGAAACCGAATACAACCCATGCATTGAATCAGGAGGGAACATGAATCTACAACGGCCCAATGCCAATGATGCGTTACAGACCAAAAACCGGTCCCGGAACGTGGCACCCCAATCAGGGATTTGCAGCCGATGCATCGATGGATGCAAAGGCAACTGCGATCTTTTTCACGCCACGTTCAGAGGGCGGGAACTGCTTTACCCAGAACCCTTCGGCAGCATCACCGCCGGTGCGGACAAAGACTATCCCGTGGATTACTCCCACCTGAACATCATGGGTTATGCCTTTGGCGCCAAAGGCATGGATCCGGATCCGGACAAGGCAACCTTTCCGGCTGTGAACACGGAAACCCAATACGGGGTGACCGACAAGGTGAAAATGAAAGTACCCATCTTCACCGGGGCCCTGGGCAGCACGGAAATCGCCCAGAAAAACTGGGAACATTTTGCCATTGGTGCCGCCATCAGCGGGATCACCCTGGTGTGCGGAGAAAATGTCTGCGGCATCGATCCCCAGCTGGAACTGAACAAGCACGGCAAAGTGACCCAATCCCCTGAAATGGACCGGCGCATCCGGGAATACCGGCGATTTCATGACGGATACGGCGATATCCTGGTCCAGCTGAACGTGGAAGACACCCGCAATGGCGTCGCAGAATATGTCATTGAAAAACTGGGCGTGGAAACCATTGAGCTCAAATGGGGGCAGGGAGCCAAATGCATCGGCGGCGAGATCAAGGTCAACTCGTTGAAACGGGCCCTTGAACTCAAAAAACGGGGATATATCGTCACCCCGGATCCGGAAGTGCCAGCCTATCAGGCGGCGTTCAAGGCGGGTCCCCTCAAACAGTTCGAGCGCCACTCCCGTCTGGGATTCATTGATCAAGACGGTTTTATGAAAGAAGTGGACCGGTTAAGAGCGCTGGGAGCCAAACGGATCACTCTTAAAACCGGGGCCTATCCCATGCGGGAACTGGCCATGGCCATCAGGTGGTCATCGGATGCCAAGATCGATCTGCTCACCATTGACGGGGCCCCGGGCGGCACGGGCATGAGTCCGTGGCGGATGATGAGCGAATGGGGGATTCCTTCCATTTATCTTCACGCCATGGCCCATGAATTGTGTGACCGCCTGGAAAAAAGAGGCCTGCCCGTGCCGGATATCGCCTTTGCCGGCGGATTTTCTTCCGAAGACCATGTGTTCAAGGCCCTGGCTTTAGGGGCACCCTATTGCAAGGCCGTCTGCATGGGCCGGGCATTGATGATCCCGGGCATGGTGGGGAAAAACGCGGAACGCTGGCTGAGAAACGAAGACGGAGGGCTTCCTTCCACCGTGTCCAGATACGGCACCACCAGAGATGAAATATTCATGAATTATGAAGTGCTCAGGGAAACATACGGCAAGGAGATCGACACCATGCCTTTAGGGGCCGTGGGGATATACAGTGCCGTGGACAAGATCAAAGTGGGACTTCAGCAGATCATGGCCGGCACCCGGAACTGGGCCGTGCCCCATATCAGCCGGAAAGATATTTTCGCTCTGACTGAAGAGTGTGCCAAAATCACCCGGATCCCTTATGTCATGGATGCCTATCGGGAAGAAGCCCTGCAGATCATTGACGCGTGAAAAAACAGGAGGAACAGATGTCTGATATACGGTCTTTTGTAAAGACGAAAAATCCGGGGGAACATGAGTTCCATCAAGCCGTGGACAAGGTGCTGGCATCCGTGCAGCCGCTCATTGACCGCCATCCGGAATACCGCCAGGAAGCGGTGCTCAAACGGATCACGGAACCGGAAAAAGTATTCATGTTCAGCGTTCCCTGGGTGGACGACCAGGGCCAGGTCCAGATGAACCGGGGATTCCGGGTGGGCATGAACAGTGCCATCGGTCCCTATGTGGGGGGACTGCGGTTTCACCCGTCCGTCACGTTGAGCATCATGAAATTTCTGGCCTTTGAACAGGTGTTCAAGAACGCGCTCACCACCATGAACATGGGCGGGGCCTGCGGCGGATCTGATTTCAATCCCAAGGGAAAATCCGACCGGGAAGTGATGCGGTTCTGTCAGAGCTTTATGGCGGAACTGCACCGCCACATCGGTCCGGACAAAGATATCCTGACCGCGGATATCGGGGTGGGTACCCGGGAGATCGGGTATCTGTTCGGCATGTACAAAAAGATCCACAGCGAATTTGCCGGGATTCTCACCGGAAAAAGCCTGACCTTAGGCGGCAGTCTGATCCGGCCCGAAGCCACGGGTTACGGGCTGGCGTATTTTGCCGGCCAGATGCTCAAAACCCAAAACCAGACCCTGGAAGGCAAAACCTGCCTGATTTCCGGGTCCGGGAATGTGGCCCAGCATGCCGCGGAAAAACTCATTGAAATGGGCGCAAAGGTTCTCACCCTGTCGGATTCATCCGGGTATATTTTTGATGAAGAGGGAATCGATGCCGGCAAACTGGACTATATCAAGCGGCTGAAAAATTTCCGGCGGGGACGGATCAAGGAATATGTCAACAAATACTCGGAAGCCCTGTATGTGGAACAAGATACCACCCTGGACCATCAGCCCATGTGGGATATCGCCGCTGACTGCGCGTTTCCCTGCGCCACCCAGAATGAACTCAATGCCAGGGATGCGCAACATCTTTTGAAAAACAAAGTCACGCTGGTGTGCGAAGGCGCAGACATGCCCTGCGAACCCGAAGCCATGGAATGTTTCCTGGATGCAAAAATCCTGTATGCGCCGGGCAAGGCAGCCAATGCCGGCGGGGTGGCCGTGTCGGCCCTTGAAATGGCCCAGAACAGCATGCGGCTCAGCTGGCCCCGGCAGGAGGTGGATGACCGGCTGAAAACCATCATGAAAAACATCCACCAGACCTGTCTGGAAGCGGCCGAAGAGCACGGATTTCCCGGAAATTACGTGGCCGGGGCCAACATCGCCGGATTTGTCAAGGTGGTGGATGCCATGCTGGACCAGGGGGTCATTTAACCTGAAACGCTTCTGACATCCAAACTCAAGGGGCCTGATCCACAGCGGACCGCTTCCGGTTCAGGCCCCAAAAAAATCAGTCCCAGACCCAGGGATGGACCGACAGGGTCAGGGGCGGGCCGGTGTTTTTGTTCACTCCCACAGCCGCCATGTATCCGGGCACGGGCGAAAATTGAAAAAACTGCCAGTGCCCGGAATCTTCCTGACTTGGGGAATGAAACATCACCCGGATGTCAGGCCGGTCTAAAACAAAACTGAACTGATCGAGGCCAATGGCAAGCCCTCTGCCCGTTGCCTTGGCATA belongs to Desulfotignum phosphitoxidans DSM 13687 and includes:
- a CDS encoding FMN-binding glutamate synthase family protein; the encoded protein is MNLQRPNANDALQTKNRSRNVAPQSGICSRCIDGCKGNCDLFHATFRGRELLYPEPFGSITAGADKDYPVDYSHLNIMGYAFGAKGMDPDPDKATFPAVNTETQYGVTDKVKMKVPIFTGALGSTEIAQKNWEHFAIGAAISGITLVCGENVCGIDPQLELNKHGKVTQSPEMDRRIREYRRFHDGYGDILVQLNVEDTRNGVAEYVIEKLGVETIELKWGQGAKCIGGEIKVNSLKRALELKKRGYIVTPDPEVPAYQAAFKAGPLKQFERHSRLGFIDQDGFMKEVDRLRALGAKRITLKTGAYPMRELAMAIRWSSDAKIDLLTIDGAPGGTGMSPWRMMSEWGIPSIYLHAMAHELCDRLEKRGLPVPDIAFAGGFSSEDHVFKALALGAPYCKAVCMGRALMIPGMVGKNAERWLRNEDGGLPSTVSRYGTTRDEIFMNYEVLRETYGKEIDTMPLGAVGIYSAVDKIKVGLQQIMAGTRNWAVPHISRKDIFALTEECAKITRIPYVMDAYREEALQIIDA
- the gdhA gene encoding NADP-specific glutamate dehydrogenase, with protein sequence MSDIRSFVKTKNPGEHEFHQAVDKVLASVQPLIDRHPEYRQEAVLKRITEPEKVFMFSVPWVDDQGQVQMNRGFRVGMNSAIGPYVGGLRFHPSVTLSIMKFLAFEQVFKNALTTMNMGGACGGSDFNPKGKSDREVMRFCQSFMAELHRHIGPDKDILTADIGVGTREIGYLFGMYKKIHSEFAGILTGKSLTLGGSLIRPEATGYGLAYFAGQMLKTQNQTLEGKTCLISGSGNVAQHAAEKLIEMGAKVLTLSDSSGYIFDEEGIDAGKLDYIKRLKNFRRGRIKEYVNKYSEALYVEQDTTLDHQPMWDIAADCAFPCATQNELNARDAQHLLKNKVTLVCEGADMPCEPEAMECFLDAKILYAPGKAANAGGVAVSALEMAQNSMRLSWPRQEVDDRLKTIMKNIHQTCLEAAEEHGFPGNYVAGANIAGFVKVVDAMLDQGVI